AATGTAGCTGCTTCAGCCATTCTCATTAACAATTCTTATTGCGGTGACCAGGTACAATTCAACGTTGTGCGATCGCAACAGGGGCAGCAGGTCGGGGTCGTTTGCCACAGGCGTCGTTGTGTAAACCTTGCCCGTTTCGGATGCAGAGGGATCAACGGTGAGTTCGTACTCAATATGATTAGGTGAAATTACGGCACGCTCAACTTTTCCCGCCTCTACCTGATCTAAAAATTGACTGTAGGGCGTATAGGAATTAGAAGAGAGGCGATACAGCAAAAAGTTGAGTAGCAGGAAAATCGCTAACCAGGCCAGGATTGCACTTCTAGAGTTGTTCGTGTCGGCAGAACTGCTCTGACGCTCGGGTTGCCTAGGCATAGGCGATCGCTCCCACCAAATCTTGAATGTGCCCCTCGTTCAGACCAGGCTTACGGTCTAAACCCACGAAGAACTAAACTTCTCACGGATCGGGATGAATAAGATCCAAACGCGATAAAAGCCTTCACTCCGTATCAAAAGACATGCGTAGAGACATCCTAGAATCCTAGATTTGACGCTTCTCAGGCGTAAGTTTTGTATCTCAAATTAAAGATCGAGAAAAGCGTTGATTCTATTGATAAATCGATCCTAGCTCATTCAAATTCGTTCGTAGATCAGCTTTGAACATTCTCAACACATGATTTAGCCATGGTGCATTCGGCACGGCTGATCATTGCCCCAAATCCACTTAGTCCTTACTAATATGATTCATCCGAAAAAGCTTGGGCGATCGCCAGTGCCTACGATGTAAACGGGATAATCGGTGTCGCAGCCTGCCGGGTTTCCTGCCATATTCCTGCGCCTGTCCCTGCTGCATGGCTTCGCCCACCGTTGCATTCAGCTGATCCCCGACCAACATAATCAGGGAACTCAAATACAGCCATAACAAAAGAACAATGAACGTTCCAACCGTTCCATAGACCCGGTTGTAGTTCCCAAAGTGAGACACATAGTAGCGGAACCCGTTGGAGATAAACGCCCACGAGATCGCCGCTAGGATAGCTCCCGGCATAATCGGTTTCCCCGGACTCCAACGACTGGGGCCATAGCGATAGACAAAGGCAAAGGCGATCGCCATGATGGCAAGCGACAGGGGCACCGCCGCATATCCCACTAGTTTCAGCAGCACCATGCCCAACGTATCGTACTGTTTCGCTACCTTTCGGATCACGAGGTCGCTGATAAACACCAGCACCGTCGCCATAATCAGCAAAACAATCGTTCCAATCGTCAATCCGAGTGAAACAAGCTTGGCTTTCCAAAAGGGACGGGTTTCATCAATCGGAATTCGATGAATATGATCCATTGCTCGCATGGCCGCACTCATCGCCCCCGAAGATGCCCAAATTGCGACTAAAAAGCTCACCGAAAACAAGCCGCGATCGCCCCCGGTGGTGACCTCATTTGTAAAGTTTTCAATCAGGATCATCGCCTCTTGGGGGACGACCTGACTGAGCCGACCCACAAGCCGCACAAATGTATTGGTCAGCGGTTGAAATAAGCTAATCGCCACCAAAACCGTCAGAATGGCGGGGAACAATGCCAGCGTTGCATTGTAGGCCATTTCCGCTGCGAGGCTAGGCAAACGCTGCCGCAACACCCCCTTAATGGTTTTGTGGATGGTGTGGACGTTGATGTGTAGAAAGAAACGAAAGAACCGATCCAGGGACATGGCTTGAGACAGCGGTATACCGCAGCCTGAATTAGCATATGAAATCGTATCGAAGTAATGGTATCGAAGTTCACTTTACTTCGGTAGCCCTACTTTATCGCAGCTTAGACAAGTTGGTTCGTAGAGGGTAAGTCTTGCCCTAAAATCCACTACAGTGAGGGTAATCAAATCACAAGGGATGGTTATGGAAGAGTCGGACATGAGGATTAAACCGTTTTTCCATGGCCCAAACACGAATCCTGAGTTTTCGGCAGTCCCTTAGGACTGGAGGCTGATTTGAAGACGCACCTGTTATCTAAATTGTTCAAGCTGGGGCGAGTTGTACAGGATGGGGCTAGATGAAAGCATGCTATCGAGTTTGGGAGTGCAAGTTAGCCTAGTTCTGCTTTGGCTTGCCCTAGTGGGGGCAACGGCTGAACTCCTACGGCGATCAGGGCAAACCGATCCAGAGCTAATCCGTAAGGTCGTACACATCGGCGTTGGCAATGTGATCTTGCTGGCTTGGTGGCTTCACATTCCAATGTGGTTGGGGGTGAGTGCCTCGATCCTATTTAGCGCGATCGCCCTTCTATCCTATCGGTTTCCCATCCTGCCCGTGATCAACAGTGTAGGCCGACGAAGCCTGGGCACCTTCTTCTACGCGGTGAGCTTTGCCGTTCTCATTGGCTATTTCTGGACTATTCAACGACCTCAATATGCTGTGCTTGGGGTACTAACCATGACCTGGGGCGATGGCCTCGCCGCCTTGATTGGGCAACGGTTTGGTAAGCATCCGTTCAAAGTCTTTGGAATGCAAAAAAGTTGGGAAGGCACGCTCGCTATGTGGGCGGTCAGCTATCTGGTGAGTGCATTGATTCTAGGAGCCACCCAGGGCTTGACCTGGCAAACCTGGGGCGTTCCAGTCATCATTGCCACAGTCGCAACTGGACTCGAAGCCTTTTCAGTCCTTGGCATTGATAACTTGACGGTTCCGCTAGGCAGTGGGGCGATCGCCTTTCTCCTGTCGAATCTTCGCCTGGGATAGGGGCAATTCCAAGATTCCGAGGAGTAGACACAGTAGAATAAATAGCCTGTCTGCCTCTAGTCTGGCGGTATTTCTGCAACCCCATCCCCAAACACCTATGACTCAACCTTCCTCCATCCCCGTTGCCATGACTATTGCCGGATCCGATAGCGGCGGCGGTGCAGGTATTCAGGCCGATCTGCGAACCTTCTCCTTCCATCGGGTGCATGGAACCTGCGCGCTGACCTGCATAACTGCTCAGAACACGGTCGGTGTGTCGCGGGTGGATGCGCTGCCCCCAGAGGCCGTTGTTGCTCAAATCTTGGCCGTGGCCGACGATATTGGTCTGGATGCTGCGAAGACAGGGATGCTTTTGAACCAGGACATCATTGCCGTTGTTGCTGACACCCTGAAGCGTACTGGCTTAGAAAACCTAGTGGTCGATCCGGTGATGGTATCGCGCACCGGGGCACAGTTAATTGCCGATGCCGCGATCGCTACCCTGCGAACCCAGCTTCTCCCTCTCGCCAAAGTACTAACGCCCAATCGCTACGAAGCCCAAATCCTCAGCGGCCTAGCGATCCACACCCTAGACGACATGCAAACTGCTGCCCAGAAAATCCATACCCTAGGCTCTAAAGCGGTACTCGTCAAAGGAGGAGGGATGCCCGATGAACTGCGAGGCGTCGATGTGTGGTTTGATGGCGATCGCCTAGAGGTGCTAAAAACCGAAACCGTCCAGACCCAAGATACCCACGGCACCGGATGCACCCTATCCGCCGCGATCGCCGCCAACCTCGCCCTCGGACAGGATGCCTTCACCGCCGTCCAAAAGGCCAAAGAGTATGTGACTACCGCCCTCCGCTACTCCCTCCGCATCGGTGCAGGGCAAGGCCCCGTCGGTCACTTTTTCCCGTTACTTCAGGGATAAATCCTTCTCCAGTCTCGGTTCTAGCAACATTAACGAAGTGAAACGGAACGTCAGCAAGCGCAAACATTTACAACGAATAGTGTGTATTTGCACTCCAACGTGATGAGACTTGTTATGCCAGTTAGAAATACGAGCTGCGCCCCCCTCAGAGCGTTGATGCAATGCCCCACACTGGTCTGACTCGCCCCATAGCGGATGCCAATCAACCCACCTCGTTTGCGGATCGCATTCAATTAGCCTTGGCGATCGCTGATGAATCTGTGCTGCAATCCCTTCTAACCGACTGTTCACCGCGTATTAGTCCACCCAATGCCATTGGAACCGTGAGCGCCACCGTTGGTATTCCTATTGCCTCTGCGCCTCCCGCCTACGGTGTGATTACCTTTGAGAAAATCCGATGCGTCCTATCGCGATCGCCCGATGAATTAGAGCAGCACCTTTATCCCATGGGGGATAGCGATCGCCTCCATCGTCATTTTGAGCGTCTCACCCGCTACGAATCCGAAACGCAGACGTTAGGGCATGGTCTATCCCTCGCTGAATCGCTGGCGTTGCTCGCTAATGTAGGCTTTACCCCTGCTCAAACCGAAAGAATTTTGACGCTACCTTACGGAGCATGCCATAAATCCTGGTGGTATACCCTCGATGCAGACGGGCAGATTGCCATGCCCTTTCATCGCACCCTATGGACTCGCCCCTTGTGCGACGGCACCTTCATTTTGCAGTACAAAGACCGCTTTGCCCAGGATCGTCCCCCCTGCTTCCATAGCCAGCCTGTTTCAGTCCTGGTGGAGGTGTTACCCGCTACCGAACGCTTTGGAGAGGCGATCGCCCAAATCAACCGAGAACGACACGCGCTACAGCCAGACTATACGATTCTGATTAGCGATCGCCTTCCCTCATCCCTTGAAGTGCAAGCCTACACTCGACAGGGCATGAGTCTCATACTGGCTCACGACTTATCGTTACAAAGCGAGGCCAATTGCCAGATTTGTGCGACGGGCGACTGTCCCATGAATGGACAGCACAGTTCACCCGTCAGAACCTGCCGCCGTTTTTCGGCCACCATTTTTCTTTAAGAAATGCTCTGATATCAGATGGCAGGATAGAACGTTCATGCCGTCGTACCCTACACTTGGGGGATGTTGATTCTGCGGAAGATTGAGACGATGAATGATGGTTGCACTCGGCAAACTAAGTAGTCCCTCATACAAACTCAGGTTGGATATTCCTGCAACAGTAAGCAAGTACGCAGATCCGTTCCTAGTTTGAAAACGGAATTTGAAACTACTATTTTGTCTACAGTATTTTCTGCAATTGGTTTCCTTTAAGCCTTTAAGGTGGCTCAGAAATGAAACATATGAAGTTTGTCGCAAAGTCTCTGTTGGCTACGCTTTTTACGATCT
This Synechococcales cyanobacterium T60_A2020_003 DNA region includes the following protein-coding sequences:
- a CDS encoding ATP-dependent metallopeptidase FtsH/Yme1/Tma family protein gives rise to the protein MPRQPERQSSSADTNNSRSAILAWLAIFLLLNFLLYRLSSNSYTPYSQFLDQVEAGKVERAVISPNHIEYELTVDPSASETGKVYTTTPVANDPDLLPLLRSHNVELYLVTAIRIVNENG
- the thiD gene encoding bifunctional hydroxymethylpyrimidine kinase/phosphomethylpyrimidine kinase; the protein is MTQPSSIPVAMTIAGSDSGGGAGIQADLRTFSFHRVHGTCALTCITAQNTVGVSRVDALPPEAVVAQILAVADDIGLDAAKTGMLLNQDIIAVVADTLKRTGLENLVVDPVMVSRTGAQLIADAAIATLRTQLLPLAKVLTPNRYEAQILSGLAIHTLDDMQTAAQKIHTLGSKAVLVKGGGMPDELRGVDVWFDGDRLEVLKTETVQTQDTHGTGCTLSAAIAANLALGQDAFTAVQKAKEYVTTALRYSLRIGAGQGPVGHFFPLLQG
- a CDS encoding YihY/virulence factor BrkB family protein — encoded protein: MSLDRFFRFFLHINVHTIHKTIKGVLRQRLPSLAAEMAYNATLALFPAILTVLVAISLFQPLTNTFVRLVGRLSQVVPQEAMILIENFTNEVTTGGDRGLFSVSFLVAIWASSGAMSAAMRAMDHIHRIPIDETRPFWKAKLVSLGLTIGTIVLLIMATVLVFISDLVIRKVAKQYDTLGMVLLKLVGYAAVPLSLAIMAIAFAFVYRYGPSRWSPGKPIMPGAILAAISWAFISNGFRYYVSHFGNYNRVYGTVGTFIVLLLWLYLSSLIMLVGDQLNATVGEAMQQGQAQEYGRKPGRLRHRLSRLHRRHWRSPKLFRMNHISKD
- a CDS encoding phosphatidate cytidylyltransferase; protein product: MGLDESMLSSLGVQVSLVLLWLALVGATAELLRRSGQTDPELIRKVVHIGVGNVILLAWWLHIPMWLGVSASILFSAIALLSYRFPILPVINSVGRRSLGTFFYAVSFAVLIGYFWTIQRPQYAVLGVLTMTWGDGLAALIGQRFGKHPFKVFGMQKSWEGTLAMWAVSYLVSALILGATQGLTWQTWGVPVIIATVATGLEAFSVLGIDNLTVPLGSGAIAFLLSNLRLG